From a region of the Streptomyces venezuelae genome:
- a CDS encoding ATP-binding protein, with protein MPATVSPSWAYSLQLPQDPRAPGLARQTLRSVLRTHAMGSLVETAELLAGELLANAYLYSDGPYTLRLRAMEATRLRVSVWDDNPHIPPPFGADRPAGPPHWGAEHGRGLFLVRAYADNWGGYPLAGTGPYGGSGGKLLWVEVHA; from the coding sequence ATGCCTGCCACCGTATCCCCGTCGTGGGCCTACAGCCTGCAACTCCCACAAGATCCCCGCGCCCCCGGCCTCGCCCGCCAGACCCTGCGCTCCGTGCTCCGGACGCACGCGATGGGCTCGCTCGTCGAGACGGCCGAGCTGCTCGCCGGGGAGTTGCTCGCCAACGCCTACCTCTACTCCGACGGCCCGTACACCCTCCGGCTCCGCGCCATGGAGGCCACCCGGCTGCGGGTCAGCGTCTGGGACGACAACCCGCACATCCCGCCGCCCTTCGGAGCGGACCGCCCCGCCGGACCGCCGCACTGGGGCGCCGAGCACGGCCGCGGACTGTTCCTCGTGCGGGCGTACGCCGACAACTGGGGCGGCTACCCCCTCGCGGGAACGGGACCGTACGGCGGCTCCGGAGGGAAGCTGCTCTGGGTCGAGGTCCACGCCTGA
- a CDS encoding DUF5937 family protein yields the protein MSVTIDIAGLPPERITFAPSPLAELCMALHALSQPAHHPGLASWTTATAASLDPCLADRLLEADFMWRSSFSDIFMPFAGLPGGTGQPAATLAEALDVLDRLDDERFVRAALEQCWLALYNEGGPSSSPLDNPAARAKALETAAARGPRQLDFSMRLLDDTAAVRVWVRRLLEDCDEAFFAETWKRVEPGQSADARHKTEVLRRKGLPAVLKEVSAALSVDEGGTTITADKMVHGSTTATDDRIGTGLVFVPTNFGWPHLLVLHAPGWRPVVHYPLGSPELASEPGSVELLQRRMEALAHPMRMMLCRSLARAPFTTSELATVYGITAPEVSRHLGVLRKAGLMHTRRQGRYAQHQLDLPAVARIGSDFIEGILR from the coding sequence ATGAGCGTCACGATCGACATCGCAGGCCTGCCCCCCGAGCGGATCACTTTCGCGCCCTCCCCGCTCGCCGAGCTCTGCATGGCCCTGCACGCGCTCTCCCAGCCCGCGCACCACCCCGGGCTGGCCTCCTGGACCACCGCCACCGCCGCCTCGCTCGATCCGTGCCTCGCGGACCGGCTGCTGGAGGCCGACTTCATGTGGCGGAGCTCGTTCTCCGACATCTTCATGCCGTTCGCCGGGCTGCCCGGCGGAACCGGGCAGCCCGCCGCGACGCTGGCCGAGGCGCTGGACGTACTCGACCGGCTGGACGACGAGCGGTTCGTGCGCGCCGCCCTGGAGCAGTGCTGGCTGGCGCTCTACAACGAGGGCGGCCCCTCCTCCTCGCCCCTGGACAACCCGGCGGCGCGGGCCAAGGCTCTGGAGACGGCCGCCGCCCGCGGCCCGCGTCAGCTGGACTTCTCCATGCGGCTCCTCGACGACACGGCCGCCGTCCGGGTGTGGGTGCGGCGCCTCCTGGAGGACTGCGACGAGGCCTTCTTCGCCGAGACGTGGAAGCGCGTGGAGCCCGGGCAGAGCGCCGACGCCCGGCACAAGACGGAGGTGCTGCGCCGCAAGGGGCTGCCGGCCGTGCTGAAGGAGGTCTCGGCCGCCCTCAGCGTCGACGAGGGCGGCACGACGATCACCGCCGACAAGATGGTCCACGGATCGACGACCGCGACCGACGACCGAATAGGCACCGGCCTGGTCTTCGTGCCGACCAACTTCGGCTGGCCGCATCTGCTGGTGCTGCACGCGCCGGGCTGGCGGCCGGTGGTCCACTATCCGCTCGGCTCCCCCGAACTGGCCTCCGAGCCCGGCTCGGTGGAGCTGCTGCAGCGGCGGATGGAGGCGCTGGCGCACCCCATGCGGATGATGCTGTGCCGGAGTCTGGCCCGGGCCCCGTTCACGACGAGCGAGCTGGCGACCGTGTACGGGATCACCGCGCCGGAGGTGTCGCGGCATCTGGGCGTCCTGAGGAAGGCCGGCCTGATGCACACGAGG
- a CDS encoding helix-turn-helix domain-containing protein: protein MAGRAALTARRIRVAVELRKLRERSGLTATEAARQLGTSQGQLSNVETGRFGVSPERVHAMAQVYSVCDARLVDALAAMASDRTKGWWEQYRELLPPGLLDLAELEHHGLALRAAYTAHVPGLLQTAEHAREIFGHVLPPLPQADVERRVAHRIQRQEVLHRDDPAPYTAIIHEAALRMKFGGYPVVKAQLAHLLEMGELSHVRILVIPFDAGSFPGSGQSIYYVHGPVPQLDTVHLDQSHGPALVDAEAQLAKYRLLLDRMEVSALGCEESRDFIHSILRAL, encoded by the coding sequence ATGGCGGGGCGGGCAGCACTTACGGCCCGACGCATCCGCGTCGCCGTCGAGCTGCGCAAATTGCGCGAGCGCTCCGGGCTCACGGCAACTGAGGCCGCGCGTCAACTCGGCACCAGCCAGGGACAGCTGAGCAACGTGGAGACGGGCAGATTCGGGGTCAGCCCCGAGCGGGTGCACGCCATGGCGCAGGTGTACTCCGTGTGCGACGCCCGACTCGTCGACGCACTGGCCGCCATGGCGAGCGACCGCACGAAGGGCTGGTGGGAGCAGTACCGGGAACTTCTGCCGCCGGGCCTGCTCGATCTCGCCGAGCTGGAGCATCACGGCCTGGCACTACGTGCCGCCTACACCGCCCACGTGCCCGGACTGCTGCAGACGGCGGAGCACGCCCGGGAGATCTTCGGGCACGTGCTGCCGCCCCTCCCCCAAGCCGACGTGGAGCGGCGCGTCGCCCACCGGATCCAGCGGCAGGAGGTCCTCCACCGTGACGACCCTGCCCCGTACACCGCGATCATCCACGAGGCTGCCCTGCGGATGAAGTTCGGCGGGTACCCCGTCGTGAAGGCTCAGCTGGCCCACTTGCTGGAGATGGGAGAGCTGAGCCATGTCCGGATTCTGGTGATCCCCTTCGACGCGGGTTCCTTCCCCGGATCCGGCCAGTCGATCTACTACGTCCACGGGCCCGTACCGCAGCTCGACACCGTCCACCTCGACCAGTCCCACGGCCCCGCCCTGGTCGACGCCGAGGCCCAGCTCGCCAAGTACCGGCTGCTTCTGGACCGCATGGAGGTCTCGGCCCTCGGCTGTGAAGAGAGCCGGGATTTCATCCACAGCATCCTGCGCGCCCTGTGA
- a CDS encoding type III pantothenate kinase, which yields MLLTIDVGNTHTVLGLFDGDEIVEHWRISTDPRRTADEMAVLMQGLMGMHPMLGSELGDGIHGIAICSTVPSVLHELREVTRRYYGDVPAVLVEPGIKTGVPILMDNPKEVGADRIINAVAAVELYGGPAIVVDFGTATTFDAVSAKGEYVGGVIAPGIEISMEALGVRGAQLRKIELARPRNVIGKSTVEAMQSGVVYGFAGQVDGVVTRMAKELAGPHGDPDDVRVIATGGLAPMVLGESSVIDDHEPWLTLIGLRLVYQRNAPNFE from the coding sequence GTGCTCCTCACCATCGACGTAGGCAACACCCACACGGTCCTGGGCCTGTTCGACGGTGACGAGATCGTCGAGCACTGGCGTATCTCGACCGACCCGCGGCGCACGGCCGACGAGATGGCCGTGCTGATGCAGGGCCTGATGGGCATGCACCCGATGCTCGGCAGCGAGCTGGGCGACGGGATCCACGGCATCGCGATCTGCTCGACGGTGCCGTCGGTCCTGCACGAGCTTCGCGAGGTGACCCGGCGCTACTACGGCGACGTGCCGGCGGTGCTGGTGGAGCCCGGGATCAAGACGGGCGTGCCGATCCTGATGGACAACCCGAAGGAGGTCGGCGCGGACCGCATCATCAACGCGGTCGCGGCGGTCGAGCTCTACGGGGGCCCGGCGATCGTGGTCGACTTCGGTACGGCGACCACCTTCGACGCGGTGTCCGCGAAGGGCGAGTACGTGGGCGGGGTGATCGCCCCGGGCATCGAGATCTCGATGGAGGCGCTCGGCGTACGGGGCGCCCAGCTGCGGAAGATCGAGCTGGCCCGGCCGCGGAACGTGATCGGGAAGTCCACGGTCGAGGCGATGCAGTCGGGCGTGGTCTACGGCTTCGCCGGGCAGGTCGACGGGGTCGTGACCCGGATGGCGAAGGAGCTGGCCGGACCGCACGGCGACCCGGACGACGTGCGGGTCATCGCCACGGGCGGGCTGGCACCGATGGTGCTGGGCGAGTCCTCGGTGATCGACGACCACGAGCCGTGGCTGACGCTGATCGGGCTGCGGCTGGTGTACCAGCGCAACGCGCCCAACTTCGAGTGA
- a CDS encoding DUF397 domain-containing protein has product MTHLNWRKSSFCQEGEACVHVAAAAPGADVKVAGSADPGEAYLSVSQTAWSAFLRALKGAGTS; this is encoded by the coding sequence ATGACTCACCTCAACTGGCGAAAGTCGTCGTTCTGCCAGGAGGGAGAGGCCTGTGTTCACGTGGCTGCGGCCGCACCCGGCGCAGACGTGAAGGTGGCGGGGAGCGCCGATCCCGGCGAGGCGTACCTCAGCGTCTCGCAGACCGCCTGGTCGGCCTTCCTCCGGGCTCTGAAGGGCGCCGGCACCTCATGA